In Pleurocapsa sp. PCC 7319, the following are encoded in one genomic region:
- a CDS encoding prohibitin family protein encodes MNTQSSNSWQPLLGGIIAALVVLLSFNSFVILNPGQAGVLSILGKAQDGVLLEGIHLRPPLVSNVDIYDLTVQKFEVPAESSTKDLQDLKASFAINFRLDPIQVVEIRRKQGTLQNIVSKIIAPQTQESFKIAAARRTVEEAITKRNELKEDFDNALSYRLDKYGIIVLDTSVVDLSFSPEFARAVEEKQIAEQKSQRAVYVAREAEQQAQADINRAKGKAEAQRLLAETLRAQGGELVLQKEAIEAWREGGAQMPKVLVTSGDSKGGVPFLFNLGDAQ; translated from the coding sequence TTGAATACTCAGTCCTCTAATAGCTGGCAACCCTTGCTGGGTGGTATTATTGCCGCCTTAGTAGTTTTGCTTAGTTTTAATTCATTTGTCATTCTTAATCCAGGTCAGGCTGGAGTTCTGAGCATTTTAGGTAAAGCACAAGATGGTGTTTTACTCGAAGGAATTCATCTCCGTCCACCTTTGGTTTCTAATGTGGATATTTACGATTTAACGGTACAAAAATTTGAAGTACCTGCCGAAAGTTCGACTAAAGATCTTCAAGATCTCAAAGCTAGCTTTGCAATTAACTTTCGCCTCGACCCTATTCAGGTTGTAGAAATTCGCAGAAAGCAGGGGACATTACAAAATATTGTCTCCAAAATTATTGCTCCCCAAACTCAAGAATCATTCAAGATAGCTGCGGCGAGAAGAACAGTTGAAGAAGCAATCACCAAGCGTAATGAATTAAAAGAGGATTTTGACAATGCTCTTAGTTATCGCCTAGATAAATACGGCATTATTGTTTTGGATACTAGTGTGGTCGATCTTAGCTTCTCTCCTGAGTTTGCTAGAGCAGTAGAAGAAAAACAAATCGCCGAGCAAAAATCCCAGAGAGCAGTATATGTTGCCAGAGAAGCTGAACAACAAGCTCAAGCAGATATTAACCGCGCCAAAGGTAAAGCCGAAGCCCAAAGACTACTGGCCGAAACTCTCAGAGCACAGGGTGGTGAACTAGTACTACAAAAAGAAGCGATCGAAGCTTGGCGAGAAGGTGGCGCACAAATGCCTAAAGTTCTAGTCACAAGTGGCGATTCTAAAGGTGGTGTTCCCTTCTTATTTAACTTGGGAGATGCCCAGTAG
- a CDS encoding protein tyrosine phosphatase family protein: MNSILDYYRIDNRLATSGQPTLEQFQLIADEGYQAVINLAMPTSTNTLVDEGTIVTGLGMIYIHLPVVWENPKLEDVEQFFNVMRSLLNRKVWVHCAKNMRVSCFIYFWQKYVLQLPEEQAQYPMNQIWQPKGVWQQLIDQVEVSFGNT, from the coding sequence ATGAATAGTATTTTAGACTACTACCGAATAGATAATCGCTTGGCAACTTCGGGACAACCTACTCTAGAACAATTTCAGTTAATTGCTGATGAGGGATATCAAGCAGTAATTAATTTGGCAATGCCTACTTCAACTAATACTCTAGTTGATGAAGGAACTATTGTGACTGGTTTAGGGATGATTTATATTCACCTTCCCGTAGTTTGGGAAAATCCCAAGTTAGAGGATGTGGAGCAGTTTTTTAATGTCATGCGATCGCTTTTGAATCGGAAGGTTTGGGTTCACTGTGCTAAGAATATGCGAGTTTCTTGCTTTATTTATTTTTGGCAAAAATATGTGCTGCAATTACCAGAAGAACAGGCTCAATATCCTATGAACCAGATTTGGCAACCAAAAGGAGTTTGGCAGCAGTTAATTGACCAAGTAGAAGTTTCTTTCGGCAATACTTAA
- the argB gene encoding acetylglutamate kinase — translation MVNESEYFKEAAANRVRVLSEALPYIQKFTNQTIVIKYGGAAMKDSNLKDKVIRDIVFLACVGVRPVVIHGGGPEINTWLQKLNIEPLFKDGLRVTDEVTMDIVEMVLAGRVNKGLVSLISRAGASAVGLCGKDGNLIQARPVGKEGVGFVGEVTNINTGVIESLVDSGYVPVISSVAADENGQAYNINADTVAGEIAAALQAEKLILLTDTPGILSDYHDPSTLINRLDIQKARELIDQGVVSGGMIPKVNCCVRSLAQGVRAAHILDGRLPHSLLLEILTDEGIGSMIVASELMNN, via the coding sequence ATGGTCAACGAAAGCGAATATTTCAAAGAAGCGGCAGCTAACCGTGTCCGGGTACTTAGTGAAGCTCTTCCTTATATTCAGAAATTTACTAATCAAACTATCGTAATTAAATACGGTGGTGCAGCAATGAAAGATAGTAATCTCAAAGATAAAGTGATCAGAGATATCGTTTTTCTTGCCTGTGTTGGGGTGCGTCCTGTGGTAATCCATGGTGGAGGTCCGGAAATTAATACCTGGCTCCAAAAATTGAACATAGAGCCACTATTTAAAGACGGATTGCGAGTTACTGATGAGGTAACTATGGACATAGTGGAAATGGTTTTGGCTGGTAGGGTTAACAAAGGACTAGTTTCCCTAATTAGCCGTGCTGGAGCTTCCGCAGTTGGTCTATGTGGTAAAGATGGTAATTTGATTCAGGCGCGTCCTGTTGGCAAGGAAGGGGTCGGGTTTGTTGGGGAAGTGACTAATATCAATACTGGGGTAATTGAATCATTGGTTGATAGTGGTTATGTCCCGGTAATCTCTAGCGTTGCTGCTGATGAAAATGGGCAGGCATACAATATCAATGCTGACACCGTAGCAGGCGAAATCGCCGCCGCGCTTCAGGCAGAGAAGCTTATTTTGCTCACTGATACCCCTGGCATTTTATCTGACTATCACGATCCTTCAACTTTGATTAATAGATTAGATATCCAAAAAGCCAGAGAATTAATTGATCAAGGAGTTGTCTCAGGAGGAATGATTCCTAAAGTGAATTGTTGCGTGCGATCGCTTGCTCAAGGAGTTCGTGCTGCACATATTTTAGACGGTCGTTTACCTCACTCGCTGTTACTGGAAATTTTGACCGATGAGGGGATTGGCTCCATGATTGTGGCATCAGAACTAATGAATAATTAG
- a CDS encoding shikimate kinase, which translates to MSNLLQGLNIYLVGMMGSGKTTIGRHLAQKLQYRFADTDQTIQAIAKKSITEIFQQEGEVYFRELETKVLAELSVYTRSVISTGGGIIQQQLNWSYLRHGLIVWLDVDLEILKKRLAGDQTRPLADKLESLLKTRRPLYAQADICLSIEQEQTPQAITNRIIETIPSVLKSQV; encoded by the coding sequence ATGAGCAATTTATTACAGGGTTTAAACATATACTTAGTTGGCATGATGGGTTCGGGGAAAACAACTATTGGCAGACATTTAGCTCAAAAGCTACAGTATCGTTTTGCTGATACGGATCAAACCATCCAGGCGATCGCTAAAAAGTCAATTACAGAAATTTTCCAACAGGAAGGAGAAGTTTATTTTAGAGAATTAGAAACTAAAGTTTTGGCAGAATTATCTGTTTATACAAGATCTGTAATCTCTACTGGTGGAGGGATTATTCAACAACAATTAAACTGGAGTTACTTACGTCACGGTTTAATTGTCTGGTTAGACGTGGATTTAGAGATCTTAAAGAAAAGATTAGCAGGAGATCAAACCAGACCATTGGCTGACAAACTAGAATCACTACTCAAAACTCGTCGTCCGTTATATGCTCAAGCCGATATTTGCCTCTCGATTGAACAAGAACAAACTCCCCAAGCAATAACTAACCGGATTATTGAAACCATTCCCTCAGTGCTAAAATCTCAGGTCTAA
- a CDS encoding flavin prenyltransferase UbiX: MTKPLIIGVSGASGLIYAVRTLKYLLAADYTIELVASRASYMVWQAEEDIRMPAEPAQQELFWREKAGVSTGGKLNCHRWSDVGDNIASGSFRTLGMVIIPCSMSTVAKIASGLSSDLLERAADVQLKEGKPLVVVPRETPFSLIHLRNLTALAEVGVKVVPAIPAWYHHPQTIEDLVDFVVARTLDTLDIDCIPLERWQGN; this comes from the coding sequence ATGACCAAACCCCTAATTATCGGTGTCAGCGGTGCTTCGGGACTGATTTATGCCGTGCGTACTTTGAAATATTTACTGGCTGCTGACTATACTATCGAGCTAGTTGCTTCCCGTGCTAGCTATATGGTTTGGCAAGCTGAGGAAGACATTCGGATGCCAGCTGAACCAGCGCAACAAGAGTTATTTTGGCGAGAAAAAGCCGGGGTTAGCACAGGAGGAAAGCTCAATTGTCATCGTTGGAGTGATGTAGGAGATAACATTGCGAGTGGTTCTTTTCGTACTTTGGGAATGGTAATTATTCCCTGTAGTATGAGTACGGTAGCGAAGATCGCCTCTGGCTTAAGCTCGGATTTGCTGGAAAGGGCAGCAGATGTACAACTTAAGGAAGGTAAGCCTTTAGTAGTTGTTCCTCGAGAAACTCCTTTTAGTTTGATCCATTTACGCAACCTGACTGCTCTAGCCGAAGTCGGTGTTAAAGTTGTACCAGCAATTCCTGCTTGGTACCATCATCCCCAAACTATTGAAGATCTAGTAGATTTTGTAGTAGCTCGAACTCTTGATACTCTGGACATAGATTGTATTCCTTTGGAACGTTGGCAAGGAAATTGA
- a CDS encoding HEAT repeat domain-containing protein, producing the protein MKKNDELSLIEAELSSPLDQIDSAESASEIPPPDPDRMLGLLESEEASERTIAARAFCELEDRRSIPLLIKLLNDSCPLVRVSTTYALGRNTDPSAVEPLIELLARDFNGYVRKGIVWALGNSKDRRALQPLIHAVKTDISAVRLWAASGLAQIATLDYEDIIAAIPPLIQGLRRDSTAAVRSNCAWAIGQLCRELPSNVVYATAIDALIESLVEDDDFGVKDDARSAILKVGDPRGLQMIEELEFEGLI; encoded by the coding sequence ATGAAGAAAAATGATGAACTAAGTTTGATAGAAGCTGAACTAAGCAGTCCTCTAGATCAGATTGATTCGGCAGAGTCAGCATCAGAAATACCTCCTCCAGATCCAGATCGTATGCTGGGGTTATTGGAATCAGAAGAAGCTTCAGAAAGAACCATTGCAGCGCGGGCTTTCTGTGAATTAGAAGATAGACGCTCAATTCCACTCTTAATAAAATTACTTAATGATAGTTGTCCACTAGTTCGAGTTAGCACTACTTATGCCTTGGGGCGCAACACTGACCCATCTGCTGTCGAGCCATTAATTGAATTATTGGCTCGAGACTTTAATGGTTATGTACGCAAGGGGATAGTGTGGGCACTGGGCAATAGTAAAGATCGTCGCGCCCTTCAGCCTTTAATTCACGCAGTAAAAACTGATATTTCGGCGGTAAGACTTTGGGCCGCCAGTGGCTTAGCTCAAATCGCTACCTTAGATTATGAAGATATAATTGCAGCTATTCCTCCATTGATTCAGGGCTTAAGAAGAGACTCTACCGCAGCGGTTCGGAGTAACTGTGCCTGGGCAATTGGGCAATTATGTCGTGAACTACCGTCTAATGTAGTCTATGCAACGGCGATCGATGCTTTGATCGAATCTTTGGTAGAGGATGATGATTTTGGCGTTAAGGACGATGCTCGAAGTGCTATCCTCAAAGTCGGCGATCCTCGAGGTCTACAGATGATCGAAGAATTAGAATTTGAAGGATTAATTTGA
- the rnc gene encoding ribonuclease III produces MFEDPRRKKQLQKFIQKLGLSETESVNWSLLNLALTHPSISSTDNYEQLEFVGDSVIRLISAELLLEVYPQEPVGEFAAIRSILVSDRVLAELAESYGIEPYLLIGSNATGNPIGRQSWLADAFEAVLGALYLSTHNMDLIRPWLDSVLKTKAAEVRSDPARLNYKDALQEWTQKKYKILPKYRVRENKQFKSSAHPTNISIHEDRFLAEVWLKNRCLGKGYGRSKKASEQAAAKEAFIAVRDVGH; encoded by the coding sequence ATGTTTGAAGATCCCAGACGAAAAAAACAACTTCAGAAATTTATTCAAAAATTGGGGTTATCTGAAACTGAATCAGTTAATTGGTCGTTGCTCAATTTAGCGTTAACTCATCCCAGTATTTCTAGTACTGATAACTATGAACAGCTAGAGTTTGTCGGTGATTCGGTTATCAGGTTAATATCTGCCGAATTACTCTTAGAAGTCTATCCCCAAGAGCCAGTGGGAGAATTTGCCGCTATTCGTTCCATTCTAGTCAGCGATCGCGTTTTAGCCGAGTTAGCAGAAAGCTATGGAATTGAACCATATTTACTTATTGGTTCTAATGCTACTGGTAATCCCATTGGCAGACAATCTTGGTTAGCAGATGCTTTTGAAGCTGTTTTGGGGGCACTGTACCTCAGTACCCATAATATGGATTTGATTCGTCCTTGGCTAGATTCAGTTTTAAAAACTAAAGCGGCAGAGGTTCGTAGTGATCCTGCTCGCCTCAATTATAAAGACGCTTTACAAGAATGGACACAAAAAAAGTACAAAATCTTGCCAAAATATCGGGTTAGAGAAAATAAGCAATTCAAGTCTTCCGCCCATCCCACTAACATATCAATTCATGAAGATCGATTTTTGGCTGAAGTATGGCTCAAAAATCGTTGCTTAGGCAAAGGTTATGGTCGTTCAAAAAAAGCTTCTGAACAAGCTGCCGCCAAGGAAGCTTTTATAGCGGTACGTGATGTTGGACATTAA
- a CDS encoding DUF3611 family protein, translated as MTKESDITPYSENFSDSRSTPTSKSARLRKVGTTLKWAGLAGFWIQVVLGVVSSVTLALAIVNENERSSPGVGFSLFCAVCGLICLIMGICISFRYGKMATKFTTPGVTPPKKSTTIRIVQIAVITSLVGALITLLGAETIAGIVLSKTLSLDPGKIFNSQTNTEFVNSLDVFIIQACINIIAGHFIGIVSSLWIYSQIDK; from the coding sequence ATGACTAAAGAATCAGACATCACACCCTATTCTGAAAATTTTAGTGACTCTCGTTCCACACCTACATCTAAATCTGCCCGCTTGCGTAAGGTAGGAACAACCCTCAAATGGGCGGGATTAGCTGGATTTTGGATTCAGGTGGTTTTAGGAGTAGTTTCTTCTGTTACCTTAGCTCTGGCAATAGTTAATGAAAATGAGAGAAGTAGTCCTGGTGTTGGATTTAGCTTGTTTTGCGCTGTATGCGGTCTGATTTGTTTGATTATGGGAATTTGCATTTCTTTTCGTTATGGCAAAATGGCAACCAAGTTTACTACTCCTGGGGTTACACCTCCCAAGAAATCAACCACGATCAGGATAGTTCAAATTGCTGTTATCACCAGTCTGGTAGGTGCTTTAATAACCCTCTTGGGAGCAGAAACTATTGCGGGAATTGTTCTTTCTAAAACTTTATCTCTCGATCCTGGGAAAATTTTTAACAGTCAAACTAATACAGAATTTGTGAATTCATTGGATGTATTTATTATCCAAGCCTGCATTAATATTATTGCTGGACATTTTATTGGAATAGTCAGCTCTTTGTGGATTTACAGTCAAATCGATAAGTAA